In Lagopus muta isolate bLagMut1 chromosome 29, bLagMut1 primary, whole genome shotgun sequence, one genomic interval encodes:
- the METTL25B gene encoding methyltransferase-like protein 25B isoform X3 gives MAGAPCPPLHWEQQRAANIVRLLSLYRPLLDSYIIDFFTEGLWAKLPPTWQTALEVADPPQLAAMLLGTGGMVGQGTVWPLSLLAFTTAVRVLSFPRGQLGDAPRPPCQSPHLHPLLRRHVKPKKQHEIWCLGKVLQRLSQATGCERVVDVGAGQGHLSRFLAFSLGLSVTAVEGDGRLVSLAEHFDQELLRELGKARARGDSRRLPPSQHHPNAARDTTDPASLCPRCPQHVAGWLDPQAPGQEFLLAPTPGPALAARNPLAWPVDSEQVLLTGLHACGDLSVALLRHFACSPQVAAVTSAACCYMKLSTCPEPTASNLPGYPLSAWVAGLPGHTLSYRAREAACHAVEEYTERLHRDSKCLRIHCYRAVLETLIQAADPSKKHLGVQTMKKAHMLSFPEYARLGLSLVGLDSAAVPLDSESVCAMLCQQHKVVAFFSLVLLLAPLVETLILLDRLLYLREQGFQCALVPLFNPRFSPRNLVLVAARVPLDAVLSGLDKDIREDEDMVRGGGGQGQG, from the exons ATGGCAGGTGCCCCCTGTCCCCCCCTGCACTGGGAACAGCAGCGAGCAGCAAACATCGTCCGCCTCCTGTCACTTTACCGACCCCTCCTTGACTCCTACATCATT GACTTCTTCACTGAGGGGCTGTGGGCAAAGCTCCCACCAACCTGGCAGACAGCACTAGAAGTGGCAGACCCCCCGCAGCTGGCAGCCATGCTGCTGGGGACTGGGGGCATGGTGGGGCAGGGCACGGTGTGGCCACTCTCCCTGCTGGCCTTCACCACTGCTGTCCGTGTTCTCTCCTTCCCCCGTGGGCAGCTGGGGGATGCCCCACGCCCGCCCTGCCAAAGCCCCCACTTACACCCACTTCTGCGCCGTCACGTCAAGCCCAAGAAGCAGCATGAGATCTGGTGCCTGGGCAAG GTATTGCAGCGGCTGAGCCAGGCCACCGGCTGTGAACGTGTGGTGGACGTGGGTGCAGGGCAG GGCCATCTCTCCCGTTTCCTGGCCTTCAGTCTTGGCTTGTCCGTCACTGCTGTGGAGGGTGACGGCCGCCTGGTCAGCCTGGCAGAGCACTTTGACCAGGAGTTGCTGCGGGAGCTGGGGAAAGCCCGGGCACGGGGTGACAGTAGGAGGCTGCCACCTTCCCAACACCACCCAAACGCAGCCCGAGACACTACAGATCCTGCATCCCTTTGTCCCCGATGCCCTCAACAcgtggctggctggctggaccCTCAGGCACCTGGGCAAGAGTTCCTGCTTGCCCCCACTCCAGGGCCAGCCCTCGCTGCCAGGAATCCACTGGCATGGCCTGTGGATAGCGAGCAGGTACTGCTGACTGGGCTTCATGCCTGCGGGGACCTCAGCGTGGCCCTCCTGCGTCATTTCGCCTGCAGCCCCCAGGTGGCTGCTGTCACCTCAGCAGCTTGTTGTTATATGAAACTCTCCACGTGCCCTGAGCCAACTGCTTCCAACCTTCCGGGCTACCCACTGAGCGCCTGGGTGGCTGGGCTGCCAGGTCACACGCTGTCCTACCGGGCTCGTGAGGCTGCATGCCATGCGGTGGAGGAATACACAGAGCGGCTGCACAGGGACAGCAAATGCTTGCGCATTCACTGCTACCGTGCTGTGCTGGAGACCCTCATCCAGGCAGCTGATCCCAGCAAAAAGCACCTGGGAGTGCAGACAATGAAGAAAGCCCACATGCTCAGCTTCCCTGA GTACGCCCGGCTGGGGCTGTCCCTTGTGGGGCTGGACTCAGCTGCTGTGCCTCTGGATTCAGAGTCGGTGTGCGCCATGCTGTGTCAGCAGCACAAGGTGGTTGCCTTCttcagcctggtgctgctgttggCCCCACTGGTGGAGACCCTCATCCTGCTTGATCGCCTACTGTACCTGCGGGAGCAAG GTTTCCAATGTGCCCTCGTGCCCCTCTTCAACCCCCGGTTCTCCCCACGCAACCTGGTGCTGGTGGCTGCACGGGTGCCACTGGATGCTGTGCTATCAGGCCTGGACAAGGA
- the METTL25B gene encoding methyltransferase-like protein 25B isoform X1, producing MALQYLGGGFGLSHDIATLLCHGSVMSRVQVTSQRDITAMAGAPCPPLHWEQQRAANIVRLLSLYRPLLDSYIIDFFTEGLWAKLPPTWQTALEVADPPQLAAMLLGTGGMVGQGTVWPLSLLAFTTAVRVLSFPRGQLGDAPRPPCQSPHLHPLLRRHVKPKKQHEIWCLGKVLQRLSQATGCERVVDVGAGQGHLSRFLAFSLGLSVTAVEGDGRLVSLAEHFDQELLRELGKARARGDSRRLPPSQHHPNAARDTTDPASLCPRCPQHVAGWLDPQAPGQEFLLAPTPGPALAARNPLAWPVDSEQVLLTGLHACGDLSVALLRHFACSPQVAAVTSAACCYMKLSTCPEPTASNLPGYPLSAWVAGLPGHTLSYRAREAACHAVEEYTERLHRDSKCLRIHCYRAVLETLIQAADPSKKHLGVQTMKKAHMLSFPEYARLGLSLVGLDSAAVPLDSESVCAMLCQQHKVVAFFSLVLLLAPLVETLILLDRLLYLREQGFQCALVPLFNPRFSPRNLVLVAARVPLDAVLSGLDKDIREDEDMVRGGGGQGQG from the exons ATGGCCCTGCAGTACCTGGGTGGGGGGTTTGGCTTATCTCATGACATCGCGACCCTGTTGTGTCACGGATCTGTGATGTCACGGGTGCAG GTGACATCACAGCGTGACATCACAGCCATGGCAGGTGCCCCCTGTCCCCCCCTGCACTGGGAACAGCAGCGAGCAGCAAACATCGTCCGCCTCCTGTCACTTTACCGACCCCTCCTTGACTCCTACATCATT GACTTCTTCACTGAGGGGCTGTGGGCAAAGCTCCCACCAACCTGGCAGACAGCACTAGAAGTGGCAGACCCCCCGCAGCTGGCAGCCATGCTGCTGGGGACTGGGGGCATGGTGGGGCAGGGCACGGTGTGGCCACTCTCCCTGCTGGCCTTCACCACTGCTGTCCGTGTTCTCTCCTTCCCCCGTGGGCAGCTGGGGGATGCCCCACGCCCGCCCTGCCAAAGCCCCCACTTACACCCACTTCTGCGCCGTCACGTCAAGCCCAAGAAGCAGCATGAGATCTGGTGCCTGGGCAAG GTATTGCAGCGGCTGAGCCAGGCCACCGGCTGTGAACGTGTGGTGGACGTGGGTGCAGGGCAG GGCCATCTCTCCCGTTTCCTGGCCTTCAGTCTTGGCTTGTCCGTCACTGCTGTGGAGGGTGACGGCCGCCTGGTCAGCCTGGCAGAGCACTTTGACCAGGAGTTGCTGCGGGAGCTGGGGAAAGCCCGGGCACGGGGTGACAGTAGGAGGCTGCCACCTTCCCAACACCACCCAAACGCAGCCCGAGACACTACAGATCCTGCATCCCTTTGTCCCCGATGCCCTCAACAcgtggctggctggctggaccCTCAGGCACCTGGGCAAGAGTTCCTGCTTGCCCCCACTCCAGGGCCAGCCCTCGCTGCCAGGAATCCACTGGCATGGCCTGTGGATAGCGAGCAGGTACTGCTGACTGGGCTTCATGCCTGCGGGGACCTCAGCGTGGCCCTCCTGCGTCATTTCGCCTGCAGCCCCCAGGTGGCTGCTGTCACCTCAGCAGCTTGTTGTTATATGAAACTCTCCACGTGCCCTGAGCCAACTGCTTCCAACCTTCCGGGCTACCCACTGAGCGCCTGGGTGGCTGGGCTGCCAGGTCACACGCTGTCCTACCGGGCTCGTGAGGCTGCATGCCATGCGGTGGAGGAATACACAGAGCGGCTGCACAGGGACAGCAAATGCTTGCGCATTCACTGCTACCGTGCTGTGCTGGAGACCCTCATCCAGGCAGCTGATCCCAGCAAAAAGCACCTGGGAGTGCAGACAATGAAGAAAGCCCACATGCTCAGCTTCCCTGA GTACGCCCGGCTGGGGCTGTCCCTTGTGGGGCTGGACTCAGCTGCTGTGCCTCTGGATTCAGAGTCGGTGTGCGCCATGCTGTGTCAGCAGCACAAGGTGGTTGCCTTCttcagcctggtgctgctgttggCCCCACTGGTGGAGACCCTCATCCTGCTTGATCGCCTACTGTACCTGCGGGAGCAAG GTTTCCAATGTGCCCTCGTGCCCCTCTTCAACCCCCGGTTCTCCCCACGCAACCTGGTGCTGGTGGCTGCACGGGTGCCACTGGATGCTGTGCTATCAGGCCTGGACAAGGA
- the METTL25B gene encoding methyltransferase-like protein 25B isoform X2, with the protein MALQYLGGGFGLSHDIATLLCHGSVMSRVQVTSQRDITAMAGAPCPPLHWEQQRAANIVRLLSLYRPLLDSYIIDFFTEGLWAKLPPTWQTALEVADPPQLAAMLLGTGGMVGQGTVWPLSLLAFTTAVRVLSFPRGQLGDAPRPPCQSPHLHPLLRRHVKPKKQHEIWCLGKVLQRLSQATGCERVVDVGAGQGHLSRFLAFSLGLSVTAVEGDGRLVSLAEHFDQELLRELGKARARGDSRRLPPSQHHPNAARDTTDPASLCPRCPQHVAGWLDPQAPGQEFLLAPTPGPALAARNPLAWPVDSEQVLLTGLHACGDLSVALLRHFACSPQVAAVTSAACCYMKLSTCPEPTASNLPGYPLSAWVAGLPGHTLSYRAREAACHAVEEYTERLHRDSKCLRIHCYRAVLETLIQAADPSKKHLGVQTMKKAHMLSFPEYARLGLSLVGLDSAAVPLDSESVCAMLCQQHKVVAFFSLVLLLAPLVETLILLDRLLYLREQGFQCALVPLFNPRFSPRNLVLVAARVPLDAVLSGLDKDIREDEDMRKAWTE; encoded by the exons ATGGCCCTGCAGTACCTGGGTGGGGGGTTTGGCTTATCTCATGACATCGCGACCCTGTTGTGTCACGGATCTGTGATGTCACGGGTGCAG GTGACATCACAGCGTGACATCACAGCCATGGCAGGTGCCCCCTGTCCCCCCCTGCACTGGGAACAGCAGCGAGCAGCAAACATCGTCCGCCTCCTGTCACTTTACCGACCCCTCCTTGACTCCTACATCATT GACTTCTTCACTGAGGGGCTGTGGGCAAAGCTCCCACCAACCTGGCAGACAGCACTAGAAGTGGCAGACCCCCCGCAGCTGGCAGCCATGCTGCTGGGGACTGGGGGCATGGTGGGGCAGGGCACGGTGTGGCCACTCTCCCTGCTGGCCTTCACCACTGCTGTCCGTGTTCTCTCCTTCCCCCGTGGGCAGCTGGGGGATGCCCCACGCCCGCCCTGCCAAAGCCCCCACTTACACCCACTTCTGCGCCGTCACGTCAAGCCCAAGAAGCAGCATGAGATCTGGTGCCTGGGCAAG GTATTGCAGCGGCTGAGCCAGGCCACCGGCTGTGAACGTGTGGTGGACGTGGGTGCAGGGCAG GGCCATCTCTCCCGTTTCCTGGCCTTCAGTCTTGGCTTGTCCGTCACTGCTGTGGAGGGTGACGGCCGCCTGGTCAGCCTGGCAGAGCACTTTGACCAGGAGTTGCTGCGGGAGCTGGGGAAAGCCCGGGCACGGGGTGACAGTAGGAGGCTGCCACCTTCCCAACACCACCCAAACGCAGCCCGAGACACTACAGATCCTGCATCCCTTTGTCCCCGATGCCCTCAACAcgtggctggctggctggaccCTCAGGCACCTGGGCAAGAGTTCCTGCTTGCCCCCACTCCAGGGCCAGCCCTCGCTGCCAGGAATCCACTGGCATGGCCTGTGGATAGCGAGCAGGTACTGCTGACTGGGCTTCATGCCTGCGGGGACCTCAGCGTGGCCCTCCTGCGTCATTTCGCCTGCAGCCCCCAGGTGGCTGCTGTCACCTCAGCAGCTTGTTGTTATATGAAACTCTCCACGTGCCCTGAGCCAACTGCTTCCAACCTTCCGGGCTACCCACTGAGCGCCTGGGTGGCTGGGCTGCCAGGTCACACGCTGTCCTACCGGGCTCGTGAGGCTGCATGCCATGCGGTGGAGGAATACACAGAGCGGCTGCACAGGGACAGCAAATGCTTGCGCATTCACTGCTACCGTGCTGTGCTGGAGACCCTCATCCAGGCAGCTGATCCCAGCAAAAAGCACCTGGGAGTGCAGACAATGAAGAAAGCCCACATGCTCAGCTTCCCTGA GTACGCCCGGCTGGGGCTGTCCCTTGTGGGGCTGGACTCAGCTGCTGTGCCTCTGGATTCAGAGTCGGTGTGCGCCATGCTGTGTCAGCAGCACAAGGTGGTTGCCTTCttcagcctggtgctgctgttggCCCCACTGGTGGAGACCCTCATCCTGCTTGATCGCCTACTGTACCTGCGGGAGCAAG GTTTCCAATGTGCCCTCGTGCCCCTCTTCAACCCCCGGTTCTCCCCACGCAACCTGGTGCTGGTGGCTGCACGGGTGCCACTGGATGCTGTGCTATCAGGCCTGGACAAGGA